In the Hyphomicrobiales bacterium genome, one interval contains:
- the pncB gene encoding Nicotinate phosphoribosyltransferase, which translates to MAFTDLATRVYNHSFKLDPVVRSLLDTDFYKLLMLQMIWRQHRDVPVTFGLINRSKSVRLADDIDEAELRAQLDHARTLRFTKGELIYLAGNTFYGVKQIFAPDFLEWLTDFQLPEYQLEHRDGQFELRFAGRWVHTTMWEIPALSIINELRARHAMKGMGRFELDVLYARAKSRLWDKVERLKALKNEGLLKVGDFGTRRRHGYLWQRWCCEALAEGLGSSFVGTSNVHIAMQAGTEAIGTNAHELAMVYAAMAGEDDEGVRQSRYQVLADWAKIYSGNLLVLLPDAYGTTAFLRDAPDWVAKWTGARPDSKPPIEGGDEFIRWWRERGEDPREKLLILSDGMDIDSIEESFRHFSGRVRVSYGWGTNLTNDFRGCAPAGGDGLNPISLVCKVVEAAGRPAVKLSDNLAKATGPAGEVERYKVIFGTKGMAESAVRV; encoded by the coding sequence ATGGCTTTCACCGATCTCGCGACCCGGGTCTACAACCACAGCTTTAAGCTCGACCCAGTGGTTCGCTCGCTGCTCGACACCGACTTCTACAAGCTGCTCATGCTTCAGATGATCTGGCGACAGCATCGCGACGTGCCTGTCACCTTCGGGCTGATCAACCGCTCGAAGAGCGTGCGTCTGGCCGACGACATCGACGAGGCGGAGCTGCGCGCGCAGCTCGATCATGCGCGCACGCTGCGCTTCACGAAGGGCGAGCTGATCTATCTCGCCGGCAACACCTTCTACGGTGTGAAGCAGATCTTCGCTCCAGACTTCCTGGAGTGGCTGACCGACTTCCAGCTTCCGGAGTACCAGCTGGAGCACCGCGACGGGCAGTTCGAGTTGCGTTTCGCCGGCCGCTGGGTACACACGACGATGTGGGAGATCCCCGCGCTCTCCATCATCAACGAGCTGCGCGCCCGTCACGCGATGAAGGGGATGGGACGCTTCGAGCTCGATGTTCTCTATGCCCGCGCGAAGTCCCGCCTCTGGGACAAGGTAGAGCGCCTGAAGGCTCTCAAGAACGAGGGCTTGCTGAAGGTCGGTGATTTCGGAACCCGGCGCCGTCACGGGTATCTCTGGCAGCGCTGGTGCTGCGAGGCGCTGGCCGAAGGTCTCGGATCTTCATTCGTCGGCACCAGCAATGTCCATATCGCGATGCAGGCCGGGACCGAGGCGATCGGCACCAATGCCCACGAGCTGGCGATGGTCTACGCGGCCATGGCTGGCGAGGACGACGAAGGGGTGCGCCAGTCGCGCTACCAAGTCCTCGCCGACTGGGCGAAGATCTATTCCGGCAATCTTCTAGTGCTGCTGCCCGATGCCTACGGCACGACAGCCTTCCTCCGGGACGCGCCGGACTGGGTGGCGAAGTGGACGGGTGCCAGGCCGGACTCCAAGCCGCCGATCGAGGGCGGCGACGAGTTCATCCGTTGGTGGAGAGAGCGTGGGGAAGATCCTCGTGAAAAGCTGCTCATCCTGTCTGACGGCATGGATATCGACTCGATCGAGGAAAGCTTCCGCCACTTCTCGGGGCGCGTGCGCGTCAGTTACGGCTGGGGCACCAACCTGACCAACGACTTCCGCGGCTGCGCGCCGGCGGGAGGTGACGGCCTGAACCCGATCTCCCTGGTCTGCAAAGTCGTAGAGGCGGCCGGGCGGCCGGCGGTGAAGCTCTCCGACAACCTCGCGAAGGCGACGGGGCCAGCCGGTGAGGTCGAGCGTTACAAGGTGATCTTCGGGACGAAGGGGATGGCGGAATCCGCCGTCAGGGTGTGA